The DNA region TTCCGGCGGAACGTCTCTACCAATATCTGGTGTTGAAGATATGGCAGTTTAGCAAGTTGTCAGAGTAAAACAGGGAAAAGTACTGTTGTCCCAATGATGTCAGCTATCCCTATTGCAACGATGTCAGATGACTCTGGAGAATGGATTGTCAATCGGTATCAGCTTCAGCAACCGATCTGTCGGGGTGCAATGGGCACAGTGTACCAGGCTCTGGATGCTCGTCTGGGGAGAACCGTAGCTGTCAAGTTTCTGGCTCAAACTCTGCAAAGCGTGGAGATGTGCGATCGCTTTGAAGTAGAAGCCAAAGCCGCTGCCCAGTTGAGCGCCAAGACTCAGTACGTTGTGTCTGTCTCAGATTATGGAGTGGATCAGAGCAATCGACCGTTTTATGTCATGGAGTACCTTCAGGGAACAAGCCTGAAAAACCGAATGCGTCCCTCTCTTCCTTTGCCCGTATTTCTGAATCTCACTCAGCAGATTTGTCTGGGATTGCAATGTGCCCATGAGGGAATTCAGCTAACCAGACACGCACCACGCTATCCAGTCATTCACTGTGATCTCAAGCCCAGCAACATTTTTGTGACTTCCGAGCCAATGCTGGGAGAGGCCATCCGAATTTTAGACTTTGGCATTGCCAGCCTCCTGACAAACGATAGTGAACAGATAAAAGGGTTTCGTGGTGGAACCCTGCCCTATTGCTCTCCCGAACAACTGAACGGGCAGACGCTGGATCCTCGGTCTGATCTCTACAGTTTGGGGATTGTGATGTTTGAGATGTTAACCGGGAAGTTGCCGCTGTACCCCAGAATTCCGTACTCCATATCTCCGAAGTTTCAGGACTGGCAGCAGGTGCATCAATCTCAACCCCCTCGTTCTCTCACAGAGGCCGCCCCCGATCGCCCCTTTCCCAAGTCCTTAGAAACCCTGATTCTCCGATGTCTGGCCAAGCAACCGAACGATCGCCCGCAATCCGCCACCCAAATTCTGCAGGTTTTGCGGGAACTGGGGTCACAGTTTGGCACTCAATCTCCGGACGATCT from Leptodesmis sichuanensis A121 includes:
- a CDS encoding protein kinase domain-containing protein; this encodes MSDDSGEWIVNRYQLQQPICRGAMGTVYQALDARLGRTVAVKFLAQTLQSVEMCDRFEVEAKAAAQLSAKTQYVVSVSDYGVDQSNRPFYVMEYLQGTSLKNRMRPSLPLPVFLNLTQQICLGLQCAHEGIQLTRHAPRYPVIHCDLKPSNIFVTSEPMLGEAIRILDFGIASLLTNDSEQIKGFRGGTLPYCSPEQLNGQTLDPRSDLYSLGIVMFEMLTGKLPLYPRIPYSISPKFQDWQQVHQSQPPRSLTEAAPDRPFPKSLETLILRCLAKQPNDRPQSATQILQVLRELGSQFGTQSPDDLPVDSPASETAVQNQSVVLPKEQRSTPSLIWRGSIRPGRIMAQSLFAGREELATIWCMLPHARIQTIQIHQQYNTVRPHFLFLEHPHPMLLWVTTVCTPGCRFVWLPYYLDMKQPKMLHLAHLLTKGIYQVLFFDFESPHSCSHTLSLTLAPENCRKLGFWIMQSYSLPAGSPAASRQRLEAEYERLKRQIEEQCNKDKDQFNP